A region from the Oncorhynchus clarkii lewisi isolate Uvic-CL-2024 chromosome 8, UVic_Ocla_1.0, whole genome shotgun sequence genome encodes:
- the LOC139415254 gene encoding SERTA domain-containing protein 2 isoform X2: MFLFSCQYKYMVGRGVKRKLSDCEDQMLDLPYPQQRQLVLDLCLDKLQSCQRRAEPSLHRSVLLANTLRQIQQEMRQEGGLHLESPPPAHATPRHSPDLPPVPSDRPSTPVAALSSSLLCEDDDDAQSTCTELAKGPGSEDGGKSQDLLFGSFEITNSTSYLTDLQLDDIFEDIDTSMYDPSDFSVLACPPPRGSSGASLGNDYNLKAFSTSSSTLQMCLNDLDHIMEILVRS; encoded by the coding sequence GTACATGGTGGGCCGTGGGGTGAAACGTAAGCTTAGTGACTGTGAGGATCAGATGCTGGACCTGCCCTACCCCCAGCAGAGGCAGCTGGTGCTGGACCTGTGCCTGGATAAACTCCAGAGTTGCCAGCGCCGAGCTGAACCCAGCCTGCACCGCTCGGTGTTGCTGGCTAACACTCTGCGACAGATTCAACAGGAGATGAGGCAGGAGGGAGGCCTGCATCTGGAGTCCCCCCCTCCAGCCCACGCCACACCGCGCCACTCCCCGGATCTGCCGCCTGTGCCCTCGGACCGTCCCTCCACCCCAGTGGCCGCGCTCTCATCCTCACTGCTGTGTGAAGACGACGACGACGCACAGTCAACCTGCACAGAGCTCGCCAAGGGACCGGGCTCGGAGGATGGCGGCAAGTCGCAGGATCTGCTGTTTGGATCCTTTGAAATCACCAACTCCACCAGCTACCTGACGGACCTGCAGCTGGACGACATTTTTGAGGACATTGACACATCCATGTACGACCCGTCAGACTTCTCTGTTCTGGCCTGCCCCCCTCCCAGAGGGAGCAGCGGAGCCTCCTTGGGGAATGACTATAACCTCAAGGCATTCTCCACCTCCAGCAGTACTCTGCAGATGTGTCTCAACGACCTCGACCACATCATGGAGATCCTGGTACGCTCTTGA
- the LOC139415254 gene encoding SERTA domain-containing protein 2 isoform X3, translating into MVGRGVKRKLSDCEDQMLDLPYPQQRQLVLDLCLDKLQSCQRRAEPSLHRSVLLANTLRQIQQEMRQEGGLHLESPPPAHATPRHSPDLPPVPSDRPSTPVAALSSSLLCEDDDDAQSTCTELAKGPGSEDGGKSQDLLFGSFEITNSTSYLTDLQLDDIFEDIDTSMYDPSDFSVLACPPPRGSSGASLGNDYNLKAFSTSSSTLQMCLNDLDHIMEILVRS; encoded by the coding sequence ATGGTGGGCCGTGGGGTGAAACGTAAGCTTAGTGACTGTGAGGATCAGATGCTGGACCTGCCCTACCCCCAGCAGAGGCAGCTGGTGCTGGACCTGTGCCTGGATAAACTCCAGAGTTGCCAGCGCCGAGCTGAACCCAGCCTGCACCGCTCGGTGTTGCTGGCTAACACTCTGCGACAGATTCAACAGGAGATGAGGCAGGAGGGAGGCCTGCATCTGGAGTCCCCCCCTCCAGCCCACGCCACACCGCGCCACTCCCCGGATCTGCCGCCTGTGCCCTCGGACCGTCCCTCCACCCCAGTGGCCGCGCTCTCATCCTCACTGCTGTGTGAAGACGACGACGACGCACAGTCAACCTGCACAGAGCTCGCCAAGGGACCGGGCTCGGAGGATGGCGGCAAGTCGCAGGATCTGCTGTTTGGATCCTTTGAAATCACCAACTCCACCAGCTACCTGACGGACCTGCAGCTGGACGACATTTTTGAGGACATTGACACATCCATGTACGACCCGTCAGACTTCTCTGTTCTGGCCTGCCCCCCTCCCAGAGGGAGCAGCGGAGCCTCCTTGGGGAATGACTATAACCTCAAGGCATTCTCCACCTCCAGCAGTACTCTGCAGATGTGTCTCAACGACCTCGACCACATCATGGAGATCCTGGTACGCTCTTGA